The stretch of DNA ATTGTATGTAAACATCAAGCGTTGGTATAGCAATATATTTACTGTCAATACGCATAAATGCCCTGCATTTCAAAAGTTAGGTTAAGTTTTGAGGCTGATGCACTCTGGGGCACTTAAGCTTATTAAGCTACGCAGAATAAACAAATATAGTCTGTAGTCTCTTGATCCTGATGACTTATCCAACACTTTGAGTAACAGCAGATTAGAATGTACATTAGCACCATCTACtggctactactgctactgctacctCTATTTTAGGTCTCATCCACATGAGAACTGTGAAATCAGAAATCATATCCTAATGACCTAGCACTGATTTAAATCTTTCCATGTTGTACCTTTAATTGAAGCCACAGTAGCTTATGCTACAGATGGTCAACTTATCGAAAGAAGGCATTGCTTCTATAACCAGGGCAGTCATCAGCTGTGTTAACATAATTGCAAAATCATCTgttagccttttgaaatgattaACTTGGATTAGCAAACAGAATGTGCTATTGGAACCAATTGTACAAATAGTTGCTGATGATGGACCTCTGCACACTTATGTGAATATAGTCCTTCTACAATTATCATTTataatattacagtttttctcagtcgctttggggcttttctcagatcagaatgaaaattctcataactattagttcaacctccacaacatttagtcatttgtgcacatcatagtagcaatttctccttcctctgaacaaattgcaaatgcttttgaacatgtatcagttgctttgtcatgtcagtcaaaatgaactatacttatggatgctgaatagtcgttcccaataaaactaatagtcttcatttcattgcttgagtcattacatacaaaattggtgaactagttatcaaattctgtcacaatgctgtagaattgcaaagagcataagTAAAtctgtgaaacgtacatattcagtgtcttgtactcacttacgcccctaactacagcaatgtgtaactttactgtagttttcaaatggctgtacaagtattgtatagtgctgtcttgagcatgttcaggtagtgtcaccgagttctgacctttttttacatgggaaaacactgagagcataaactgtcaatgaaaacatgacaaagccatttgactatcttgtttaTAAACGATGGtttcaagacttctcattttgatgacactggtagtttcattgacataaatacttgcttttgaggaatggactatccattttgagcaagtgacgtgcttttgcaggttttGCAGTTTTCACTAATTGATTTGAGAAATGcagtaactgctgtgcaaatgttaatagtgatgtgagaaaagcaccaaagtgactgagaaaaactgtaatgatgTTTACACTGTATTTATCATTGATTTAGGATTGTTTTACGGCCCAAATAAATTTGATTTTCCTTCAAAAACAAACTATTTTCTGTGACCCTAAATGTTTGATAAGTAGTGTACTTAGAAAAGTAACAAGTGACATACAGAAAGAGACATCTTAATATTTACACAAATATGAATTAAAACCATGTTCTGACAAGTATCCATTCTCTATTAAGTAGAACTACATAGAACAGTATATCAGCCTCCAGTGTTGGTCCAGGGCCATCCCCAGGACATGGACAGCCTCCAACACACTTCCTTTGTGACGGGATCTTTTCCTTCCCCTGGACTCTCCAGGAATGTCCATAACTAAAGCACTTGGCTTTTATAACAGCTTGGTTTCAAAGGCAGATGATAGTGAGCCCATATAAAACTGAATTGCATGGTTTCATAACCATTCAGAATTGACATGTGACTTGCAAACATACAAATTGCAACAAAAGTTAGCTACCTTCTTAAGTGATATTTCTTAAGTGAAACATATTTGGCAAAATAATTAATTTATTAAATTTAAGATCATTCTGTAAGAAGTGGATTATTCTGAAAAGACGTACATTTACACTGCTCAATTGACAAAGCTCAAAATGCTCAGTTCTAAGCTATAAATGCAGGGGGGGAAAGTGGGGAAAACCCCAGAAAAGTCCCCAAAACACACTTGGCTACGAAGACATGACGCGAGCAACACAAGTGACCTCACTCAGCTGATTTGGCACCTACAGCATCCTGAGGTAATTACACACAAGGGTTTTCAAGGAACCAGTAATTATGCTTCCTGTATCAACCTCCGACCCATACTCATGCAACCTCAGGGGTCGACTTTTGatggattctctctctctctctctctccccaaacTCCTTCCTGCTACCTTCATCACACCACTGACCTGTTCTCCCCACTCAGACATAACCAGCCAGCTACCATTACTTTAACGACATGAATATGAGTTATCTATTActttaataatacataaatatgaGTAATCTAATACTTTAACGATACATGAATATGAGTTATCTATTACTTTAACGATACATATACATGAATACGAGTAgttatatatataagtataagttatATGATTGTGTGTTAGGTACTGTTGCTGTGATATCACGGCACCTAACAAGGGAGAGAAACAAGAACAGTCCAGTGACGatcgatcgatagatagatagatagatagatagatagatagatagatagatagatagatagatagatagatagatagatagatagaggagCTTATTCCAGTGGTTATTAAACTTTGTCTAACGACCCTCCaaaaaaacatgggccaagtctcACGACCCCCTTCTCTTTAACTGGCGGAATTTGGTTTTAAATGTTGCGAGATGGGCACATTGGAAGCTTTTGCAGAAAATGTCTTCgctcataggtaggctatgtcaacaccaaaggcattatgtcaatggcagcctttgactaaaaacctttaGAAAATGTTCTTTAATCCAGACTGTAATCCAAACCAACGTAACGTGCGCACATCCAAATGTAGGTGCTGGATAAAAAAGTGATAACGTTAAAAAATGTAAGAAATATCCGCAAGTTGAAAGTTAAAAGTTAAAAGTCTGATGAAGAGCTTAATGCTCGAAACGTTACTACTTTTGGTGGAACTTCTCATGAAACAAAAAGCAGGGAGCTTGAGACGGCAAATCATTTTGCGACTCCTCCAATATTTTTGGTGACACCTACACACTGTTTTTCAAATCCTGAGGTCATTTTCTGAACCCATTTCCCCATCTCTGTCCTACACATTTCCTGTCAACTCTCCCCTGTCCTGTCAATAAagacaagacacacacgcacacacacacacacacacacacaacatactatTAATTTATTATTTACTTTTGAGAAAATACTATTATTTACtttttgagaaaaaaaactactttttctcccacaacccctcctctcctcttccacaactcctatcctctcctctcctcttctacaacccctgctctcctctcctcttccacaactcctcctctcccacaactcttcctctcctctcccacaacCCCTTCAACTCACTCCCTAACAGACAGGAAAAGGGACGTTTTTTCTCTGTCGTGGAGAGTGGGTTGTCCTAAGATGTAATATAAGCACGACACGACAGCAAAGGCCATCAGTCAATGTGTGAACCTCTGGACACCTGACACCTGAAGACATCTGAAGatgtgaagatgaagatgaagatgaagctGTCCTGtgtcactgctgctgctgttgctgttctgGTGCTGGTGCTCTGCTCCCAGGGACAAAGCAAGTGTAAGTTATTTTCCACATTGTTAATAACCATGTCAGGGACAAAGCAAGTGtcagttttttttcacattgttAATAACCGTGTCAGGGACAAAGCAAGTGTAAGTTTGGTAGACTGCATTAGTATTTTCCCACATTGGTAATAACCGTGTCAGTATGTCATGGAAACAGAAGATAAATCAGTCTACACAGAACTGCCGACACTTGCCGGAATGTGTAGTATTGCAGAAATCTGATGGTGTGTTTATGACTTAAGAGAGCAATAATCCATATGACACCAAGGAGTCCATCCacctttatgtgtatgtgtatataatcCATATGAcacctttatgtgtgtgtgtatatataatccATGAcacttttgtgtgtatgtgtgtatataatccATGTAGGAGCCACATttaagtttcttttttttttcaactcatgttttgtttttgtgcattttgtgAGGGTGCACCCCCTTTAGGTGGTAACTGGTGCCACCCAACCTGGATAAAAGAGATGCCTCCTGCGCATGACAGGAGAAGAGCAGGCCGCAGAGAGACCGTTCTTGACCTCGCCCGCTCAAACACCTGCCTGACACGCTGCTCTTGTGCTGACATTGTCTTGCAGTTAGACTCTTATCATTTCTGCATCTCATTGCATCTCttgtttgtattttatttgtaaTAAAACCGGCATATTCTCGGACAAAACCATCTCGTTGGATTTTTGGGTGCGAGTCAAAACACTGCGAATTACCTGCCTTCTCAACTCTGGGGGAAAATGGATAAAGCTACAGGAAAAGCCAGAATCGATTTTTTTGCCAGTACAATCCATATGACAACTTtacgggtatgtgtgtgtatataatccatgtgtgtgtatgttgtttgtgtgttactCTGCACACTCATGTATGTGCTTGTATGCATGTAAAGTATACATTTAGTTTTCTAACTGTCTAACAAATTCAAATTCTATTGTAGCGGTCGATACACCAGATAAAAGCTGTTTTGAGTATTACACCAAGCGGATTCCACTCGAAGCCATAAAAGGCTATAAAGTGACCAGCCCCATCTGCCCCGATAAGGGAGTCTTGTAAGTATGTTTCACTAACAGCACACCAGACTTCAGTTCTCTTTTCTTCattttgttgatgtgttttgtcctCATACTtctcttgtttttattttttagcttTGTGACTGTGAAGGACAAAGAACTGTGCGCCAACCCAGAGGTCAAGGAAGTCCAGTACATTATGTACAGAGTGAAGAGGCGTCCTCTGCCAAATTCTATTATTAGTCCCCGCTCCATCATTCCATAATCATtattttatgattattattttgCCAGCATTTGGTTGGGGCTTTCCATCCCTGGTGTCTGAACAAGACACAGTTCAACAATGACCACAGTGTGGACTGCTGTCATAtagatatatattatatacatcaAGGGCATGGCCATTGTTTATGTcatgtgtgtgattgcatgTCACTACTGTttagtgtttttttatgttttattctttttatgaatgcttatttatttattgaactTCATCTCTATTTTGTTTGAATTCATAATTTCTGCCTTGTTATCTGAActtatattttatttgttattttaaaTCCTTTTTATCCTTTTATAATTCTGTGCTCCTTTTTTACCTATGTGTGTACAATGAACTATCTCTCTGCCTTACGTTGTCTCAACtcctgttgttttaaatgtgctacACAAATAAagcgacttgacttgactatatcTAATCTCCCTTTTTTGTCGAAAATACTAGAAAAATAGTGTCCAAACAAATTCGTGCCTTCTTACATATGAATAAAATCCAAGAATTATATCAGTCTGGTTTCAGAGCTCACCACAAtactgaatcagccttagttaaagtttttaaCAACCTCCTCATTGCTGCCGATAATGGACATATATCAATTTTAGTCCTCCTGGACCTAGGCTCTGAAATGAGGAAACAtggcattacatttcatttttatGCAGACGATGAACTATACCTTTTCgtaaaacctgatgaattaactccgttagccaaacatgacacatgtataagagacataaagacatggatgacaaataatttcctgcttttgaactccgataaaacagaagtcatggttgtaggtcctaaaaagatgagggatatcctatcctcatcacaggctacatttactgatcttcaactatcctcatccacaagtgttaaaaatctaggagacctatcactaagtaatcacataaaacagattaccaaaacttcattctatcacttaaggaacatttccaagataaggaagtccttatccttaccagacgctgagaaattaatccatgcttttgtcacctcaaggattgattattgcaatgctctatatgctggctgcaataacacctgtctaaagagcttacagcttatacaaaatgcagctgctcgcacactcactagaactaaaaaatatgaacatatttcccctatcctggcatctctacattggctgcctgttaaaagtcacattgacttcaaaatattccTTCTAACgtacaaagccattaatggccaggcaccagaatatattaaagatctcctagtcccatataacccGCCCAGACAGTTACaatcacagaatactggccttcttgtaattccaagaatctcaaaaactacagtaggtggcagagctttcagctatcgcgcacccctcctctggaataatctacCCTCCTCAATTTgattagcagacaccctccctatttttaagtctagacttaaaacatacctctttactgcctcccatagttaggtatggtgcggtgtggaacttcacccatcTCGGGgattttggaatggaccaccctgctgagtcctcgtgtgactggcaccccagtcgcgcgtgagatggtggtcactgaccatacctgcgctggtgttgactacccctcaccatgccttagttatgctgctatagcatagtgctgtcatggacttctcATGTGccacgccgtacaaccccctcctcccctctcccctcccctctcctctctcccctaccctctttctctcaactctccctctcttgcccattctcactatgatttactgtaacaatatatagcacCACTGATCACTTCTTGACATTAACCACATTGATTTCAAGTACTACTAACCCATTctacatttctctttcttcccccttactgtacctcacttgtgaggtatatcatcaccagtcatcaaccatccgtgtGCCTGGTCCTCCTCTTACCCAtcccacctgaagtcccatccttgactactgtattactgtccccctacctggattcctggcccatacagccccatcacctgcctatgacaactctgcccggattctggcctgtctgctgACCCACCACTGGCCCCCTCACAACTTTCTTTCCTGGACAATTCCGACGCCGGACTATTTGCACTTTCTCACTAAATCATGATTAATGCTTTATTAtaccggatacgtaatcatcccaccttctgtaaccttcacctcaggtgctttaaacaccatgtccttctCTCCACACCTTCTGTAACCTTCAGctcaggtgctttaaacaccatgtccttctCTCCACACCTTCTGTAACCTTCAGctcaggtgctttaaacaccatgtccttctctccacacctgactggcatatgcatttgtcattatttacagaccttactgtccgtattgaccctaggcagatgggtcaggcccttgagtcgtggatctgctcgtgGTTTCTTCCCATAtgcatctccaattctagggagtttttcctgtTACCCTGTTACCCCGGTTACCCAGgggccttccttccttccttctttcttccttttcttttctccctcttttctttttctctgattgcctacattctgtaaagcgccatgatacatgtgtaatgttttggcgctctataagcacaataaattgaaattgaaattgactaATCAACTACCTATTGTACTGTttaggtggaggaggaggtcatGATGTGGGTTTGTGTAGACTACAGGTAAAAAGGTAGTTAactcattacagtttttctcaattgtttACTCGCAATTTTGAAAACCGgattctttttttcaaaatataATCACAATTATCCACAACACCACACTCAATTTACATAATTCCTAGATTGTTTGCAAAATGACACACTTCAGtcaaaacatatacacatatttgtgaaaatgctatTAGTTGTTTTCATTTAACCAACAAAATCCTCAATGATCAGACACTATTGCCGCCAGTTCCACACTGTTGTGATAAGTAAAAAAACTAATGTTAGGAAATAGCATGTGCTTGATTTTTGCCCAGACattgttatgtaagggataatttaGATGGCAATAGTGACAAACCCACAACATTCTTCATGATTAGTTTGAGATATACTGTAGGGAGAATGtacacaaataggcctactataaacCTACCAAGCACTGCACAACCCTGATGCTGCAGACTGATTATTTCAAGTATTTATTTCAATACTTACAGTATTTCTTACCATAATCAGTTACAGTAATCAATCAACAATGAAATCAATGAAACAAATAAAATCTGTAGACAAATAAAAATTACTGCATGAAGTACATACACTTTGACTCTGAAGAAAAACTAAACAATAAAAATACTGTAACTATTCatcatctctctgtctgcctcttcctctacctccttctcctcttcctctacctgggcctcctctacctccttctcctcttcctctacctccttcatctcctctttgagctccccctctcattctcactcttcttcttcttctagctCCTTCCAAGACATGTGAACTCAACTGCTGCCTTTTATAGCACACCTGAGTGCTGCGTTTTCAAATTAGCACATGTGTGCTTCCACACCTGGTGGATGTGATTATCCAATTCATTCATTAGTGTGGTCATTGGCAATCCAGGGCTTTGCAATGACAAGGAAGTAGCCTCACAATCCTTATCTGTGTCTaaggtgtgaaaatgtgtgtagagttttacaaatcactgtgtgtaatgttttgcaaaaaGGGTGAAGCAGACAGTGTAATGTTGTGCTAATCTGTGGAGGTGTTTTGCTCCTTGGAGTAGAATTTTGCAAATTGTGTGGAAATGTTTATTTTAGTGTGTAAACAATCGTAAAAAACTCATAAATGTTAACTCTTACATGTATTTTGTTAGCAGCCAGGTACTAGCTGAAGTCTTCGTGACTGACGGAGCAGAAGCTACACATCCACAAGATTAGGAAAGCTGTGTGAGTAAAGGCTATGAAAgctgtgcaagtgtgtgagtaAAGGCTATGAAAgctgtgcaagtgtgtgagtaAAGGCTATGAAAgctgtgcaagtgtgtgagcTTGTTACCAGAGCAGGTTGATGAATTATCTCTGATCTGATCATTATCATCTTCATCAACCGTTTTTTAGTCAGGGGAAATTGACTGAGCATTAAGCTTCTTTACAGCAAAGCCCTGAGTTtacaaacaaagaataaaaaaacaatgatgTGCTGGACTGGAGCGGCGTTACTCACCAGCGTACCCAAGCCCACAGACAGacc from Alosa sapidissima isolate fAloSap1 chromosome 24, fAloSap1.pri, whole genome shotgun sequence encodes:
- the LOC121699568 gene encoding C-C motif chemokine 4 homolog isoform X1, translating into MKMKMKLSCVTAAAVAVLVLVLCSQGQSKSVDTPDKSCFEYYTKRIPLEAIKGYKVTSPICPDKGVFFVTVKDKELCANPEVKEVQYIMYRVKRRPLPNSIISPRSIIP
- the LOC121699568 gene encoding C-C motif chemokine 4 homolog isoform X2; the encoded protein is MKMKMKLSCVTAAAVAVLVLVLCSQGQSKFDTPDKSCFEYYTKRIPLEAIKGYKVTSPICPDKGVFFVTVKDKELCANPEVKEVQYIMYRVKRRPLPNSIISPRSIIP